Within the Oncorhynchus mykiss isolate Arlee chromosome 4, USDA_OmykA_1.1, whole genome shotgun sequence genome, the region ACTCAGTTGCATCGTCAGAATCATCTGCAACAAGTACCCTTCACCCACCGGTATCTACGTTGGATTCAAGGAGGCAGATGAAGCCTTCAGAATCCTTTGCACAATCTTCAACCGATGGCTCATATCCTTTCCCCTTCTATACtggtgtattcggaaagtattcagaccccttgactttttccacatttcttgctacattacagccttattctaaaattgattaaatcattgttttccctcatcaatctacaaacaataccccataatgacaaagtgaaaacaggtttttagacctttttgaaaataaaaaacagatacaaatttacataagtattcataccatttgctatgagactcatccttgagatgtttttcaaCTTTATTGTattccacctatggtaaattcatctttccctcgatcctgacttgtctcccaatccctgccgaaggaaaaacatccccaaagcatgatgctgccaccaccatgcttcactgtagggatggtgtcaggtttcctccaggcgtgacgcttggcattcaggccaaagtgttcaatcttggtttcatccagaccagagaatcttgtttctcatggtctgagagtcctttaggtgccatttggcaaactccaagcgggctgtcatgtgcctttttttttactgaggagtggcttccatctggccacataaaggcctgattggtgcagtgctgcagaaatggttgtccttctggaagtttctcccatctccacagaggaactctggagctctgtcagagtgatcatcgggttcttggtcacctccctgaccaaggcccttctcccctgattgctcagtttggccgggcgaccagctttaggaggttccaaacttcttccatttaagaatgatggaggccactgtgttctttgggaccttcaatgcttcccCAGGTcagtgccttgacacaatcctgtcttggagctctacagaccatttcttcagcctcatggcttggtttttgctcggtTTTTGCTGGGAGCTACTTTAGCATCATAGTTTGGGTTGGGTTAGCTGCTTTGCATCATATGAAAGAGGATAGATGTTGGTGTAATTGTACTCTAAACAACATGTTTAAGGCATTGATGTGAAAGCATATACAGTTCTGAGTTACCTTAATAAGAGGATGTAGGATTGTTGCAATGGAGGAGAATTGGGAACAAAGTGAAAATGACATGGCTTGGGAACACCTCTCGGAACCTGGGGCCAGAAAGGGGAAGACTGGGCGAAAGCATGAGGAGGCTTTTTAGGGATTTCATTTTTGTGGAATCCAGCAGAAAAAGTATCCTGGAGAAATGGGAGTGGGAATTGTCATGGTCTCAGTCTTTGGTTTTCATGCATATATAATAATGCATAGCTTACCACATTGTTAATAGTATtatgttttgtgtgtttttgttgctTTCCAAGTCTTGTGCTATCACTCTCGTaggaaacagaaggagagagtggagaaacaAAAAGAAGCTCCAAATGACATGGAACAAGACAGCAGATTCAGCTGAAATGTCATTTTGTTGTGTGATTAGAGATGGAAATAAGATTGTGTATGGTGTGATCATAGACCAGGCCATAACTCTCCGAGTTTGTAAACCTCCCGGTGgtgaatgttttttttatcatTGTTCGTTCATTTATAATcatgttttatttatattttatttattcattttcgTTATCAATTTTTGTTCATTTATAAGCAATTTCTTGCTTTTTCTTGCTTCCCCCACAACACGGGAAGCCATGTCTGGTCTGATATACAGCTGTAtcgaccctttgggaagaattaaacttggttaagcttcactagtgtccgtgagttatttcctctgaaaattagaacctaacagtatAGTTGTTTtcttcaaatatatatatatttttttttaccaatgatTTTTCTTGTTGGTTGTGGTTTTCAGAGGTCGTCAccagagaaatgctcactacaaAACCGTAGATCCAGTCTTTAGATGGGAGTGTTTATGCATCTTTGCAGGACAACTAACTAAAGTCTCAGTAAATCTGTGTCCAAAGGAAGTCCGTGAGAAGATATCGGACTGTGTTTTGTCTTTGCGTTGTCACATGTTGGGATTTCACATCTGCAAACCATTTTCAACAATATTCAGCTATTAACCTAACAAAAACTATTTCTGTCCCGTTTTCATCGCCTGGCTGAACTCATGACTGACTATCaacgtagctagctaggtacctaGGACTGTATCTGTGCCAGTAGCGTTCCCCCTATTTACACACTCGCAGTAGCGAGAGGAATTGGATTGAAGAAGTACATGCATGGTAGCGAATATGCTTGAACTGTAAATTATCGCTCGAGTTCAACTAAATGGATTATAATGTTCGGTatgacacaatttcatgtgtacaacatctagAAGACTATACTGGAGCAATAGAGCATTTGTTCATGTTTTTGGATGCCCCGGAACTCCAGAATGAGGCTGAGGAAGTCAATTGCTGGTGGGGTAAGTTTTTCAAAACCAAGTGAAATTCCCCCCAAAATTTCTGCacccttctataacatgccatttacatcaAAGATACAGATTAGGGTCCTAAATAGTGAAATTCTCCATTCGCTCCAACATAATGTATCTTAACCGTTTTGTGGTTGGATGGCTTGAACCTCCTTCAATCATTTTCACTGGACATTTCATTTCAACACTAAAGCAAGATGGCTGCGCTTCTTTGAATCACATACCTCTTTGTCCACTTTGAAAGACAGTTTGCAATTAATTGATTTTGACCTAACTAGTAATGGCAATCCTTTTGTCCTATTATTCCTGCACAGAAATCAAGGACACTTCCTGCAGCTCTTCAAGATACAGAATGTCTTCTCTGAGGCAGTACAGCCAATCATCAGTGCTCCCTCTGCCAATGACCAGAAACCCCTACAACATGCCTACAATAAGTGCCTTCTGTACAGAGGACAATGTGTCAGAATGTATCTCATACATCAATCGGGTAAGAGACCTCAAATGTTTTAATTCATAAAAGATGTCACAATGATGTCATTGCAACCTTTGTTGCCTGCTGGGTTCATGCTTGctttcatgtgtttgatgccagtAGCTAACCGCTAAGCTGCATGTCTGATCCCATCCCTGATTTGCCTCTGCAGGAGGTATCCTCTCTGGGCTTTCCATTGCTTTGCACAGAGTCTAACAACGGTCCTGAACTGAATCTGGTGGACGTGCTGAATAACGTGTACAACCTGCTCCAGCTGCACCGCCGGTGCCTGCAGACAGTGGAGGACATTGAAGTGGAACAGGTCAAGTCCAACAGCAACATGGACTATCTGCAGCTCAGCAACACTAGACTGAAGGTTTGCCCTTGACTTACTCACTCGCTAACCTTCTTAGTTTATTATCCTTTATTTATTCTCTTAGTCCTGTCTATGCACATCAATTGCTGTTCAAACGTGATTTACCCTTACGCAAACACATAACACATTATAAAGAGTGGACATGTAGTTTTATTAGGAATTCTAGCTTTGTAATTAAAACCACagtttttatatatttgtttttatatGAATCCTTATAGGATCAACTTGAACTCTCCAAGAGGGAAAACACTGGACTTCTTGAGAGAGAACGTCAGCTACAGCTGAAAGTGAAGAGCTTACATAACTGCCtgaaaaatgaaaaagaagaggTACGCTTCGTTGATTTATATGGAAACTTGAGATAAGATTAGAATATCTAGTACCAGTCTATTTATTCCTAGAAAGGATTATCATGTAATAGCCTACTTGTATTGTTTTCGTGCCAGGTACAGAAACTTCAAAGCATCATAGCAAGCCGTGCCACTCAGTACAATCATGACATgaagaggaaagaaagggagtTCGGCAAACTAAAGGAGCGCCTGAATCAGCTTCTGATCGACAAAAAGGATAAGAAACAAAGTAATCATTCGAGTTATGCTTCATCCTCTGATCGCCCATTTTTATTTAATACGTTAATATTTTCCTTTTCACCAAATGCTATGCATCATACAGTTGATACTGTGGTGGAAGTTGACCTATGTGTAATTTCTCTATTCTAGCGTTTGAAGTATTGAACTACGTGGGAAGATCGGATGGGAAGAGAAGCCTTTGGAAAACTGGGAAGACTGAGGCCAGGTAACTAtgtatactgaaccaaaatataaattatgtaataatttcaaatcagtcaatttaaataaatgaattagaccctaatctaggAATTTTATGTGACTGGGCAAGGGCGCAGCCACGTGTGAGCCTGGGAgggtataggcccacccacttgggagccaggcccagccaatcaaaacAAGTTTTTTtccaacaaaagggctttattacagacagaaatgcatgtcagtttcatcagttgtccgcgTGACTGGTtccagacgatcctgcaggtgaagaagccggatgtggaggtcctgggttggcatggttacacgtggtctgcggttgtgagcaaggttggacgtactgcctagttctctaaaacaatgttggaggcggcttgtagtagagaaattaacataaaattctcTGGCAGCAACTCtggggacattcctgcagtcagcatgccaattgcatactccctcaaaacctgagacatttgtgacattgtgttaagtgacaaaatggcacattttagagtggcattttattgtccccagcataaggtgtaatgatcatgctgtttaattggcttcttgatatgccacacctgtcaggtgggtggattatcttggcaaaggagaaatgctcactaacagggatataaatacatttgtgcagaaaatatgagagaaatacgctttttgtacatatggaacatttctgtgatcttttatttcagctcatgaaacatgggacaaatactttacatgttgtgttttttttgtctcATACTGGCACTCATGACATTACCAATTACTTCCatctacagtgagctccaaaagtattgggacagggacagtgtttgttgtttttgctctgtactccagcactttggatttgacaatgaggttaaagtgcagactgtcggCTTTAATTTGAGGTTATTTTCTACCAAATTAGCGCTTTTTGTacgtagcccccccccccccccattttaggggaccaaaagtattgttacaaattcacttgtgtattaaagtgcatcaagcttgtgactgacAGATTTGTTTGATGCGTTTGCAGTTTTCTTTGGATGTGTtccagattattttgtgcccaatggaaatgaatggtaaataatgtattgtcattttggagtcacctttattgtaaataagagtcgattatgtttctaaacacatctacattcatgtggatgctaccatgattacggataatcctgaatgaatcgtgaatagtgatgagtgagaaagttagacgcacaaatatcataccctccCCAAAATGCTAAccactgttattgtaatggtgagagataagcatgtcttgggggtataatatttgtgtgtctaactttctcactcatcattattcacgactcattcaggattatccgtaatcattaatgtagaagtgtttagaaatatattctattcttatttacaataaaagtgactgcaAAATCACACACTCCATTATTTACCAtttatttctattgggcacaagcTTGaagtagtcattgcgtgctatgaatatgggaatTTGtcacaatacttttggtcccctaaaatggatGGGACTATGCACAAAAAGTGCTgaaatttctaaacggttcacccgatttggatgaaaataacctcaaattaaagctgatagtctgcactttaacctcagtcattgtagtagagagtagagagaatcatttatttcagcttttatttctttcatcacattcccagtgggtcagaagtttacatacactcaattagtatttggtagcattgcctttaaattgtttaacttaggtcaaacatttctaagttgggtgaatttttttacgtttatctctaggagacagaacgcgtctccttcttgagcggtatgatggctgcgtggtcccatggtgtttatacttgcagaCTATTGTTTGGAAAGATGAACATGAtcccttcaggtgtttggaaattgctcccaaggatgaaccagacttttttctgaggtcttggctgatttcttttgattttcccatgacgtcaagcaaagaggtactgagtttgaaggtaggccttgaaatatatccacaagtacagctccaattgactcaagtgatgtcagttagcctatcagaagcttctaaagccatgatgtaattttctggaatttttcaagctgtttaaaggcacagtcaacttaatgtatgtcatcttctgacccactggaattgtaatacagtgtattataagtgaaataatctgtctgtaaacaattgttggaaaattacttgtgtcgtgcacaaagtagatgtcctaaccgacttgccaaaactattgtttgttaacaagaaatttgtggtggttgaaaaacaagttttaatgactccaacctaagtgtatgtaaatttccaacttcaactgtatgtactccCTATGGgagtcccaatcacggctggttgtgatattgcttggattcgaaccagggtgtcttgTGATCCCTCAAGCGCTGCGatgaagtgccttagacccctgcgccacttgGAAGCCCCCATCATCACATGCACTGAGAAAAGACTAAGCACAGGTGAATTTCTTTATTTTTCAGACATGAGGGAGAGATGTATAAGACTCTACTGAACGACTACGACAGTCGCCACAAGGACCTATTGATGGAGAACGCAGAGTTAAAGAAAGTATTACAGCAGATGAAAAGGGATATGGTCACCATTTTGAGCCCCAGGAAACATAGCCAAAGTGGCGAGAAACATGATGACAGTCTAGAACAGGTTTGTCTAGTAGTATTGTCTTTGTCATGGGTACCCAATATGCTGTACCGGATGGTGTATTTGGTATTTACAGTCCCCTCCATATGTGTGTGGACAGTGAGGTTAACATTTTTAAATGGTCTCTAAGCTAACATTTttcatttggctctatactcccgcattttggatttgaaatcaaatgtttgaggcaacagtacagaatgtcacctatttatttgagggtattttcacaCATCTGATTTACCATTTCGAAATGAAGCACATTAGGTATCTAGTCCCCCTATGTGAAGTCATAACTATTTGGGCAAATTCACTATGACTCAACAAActcgttggatgcatttgcagtttgctTTTGTTATGTTTTGGGTTATGTCAAAttgtagaaacctctcaaggatgaccaatggaaacaggatgcaactagggttgcacattttggggaatattcaggggtggaaactttccgtgggaattaacgggaatatatgggaattaacaagGATATATGCAAATttatattaataccatttaaatgtagatttttttgcattggatatatttaccgtatcataagtagacataattgcaaattattaaatccttccaatagaaaaatatatataataattgttgaattgaactttaattaaataagTTGACTCTTtgcatgggatgatttcactgaacaacaaaagaaagggaatattgaatgatccatcATATCTCCCAAAAAACGTTTTCATCATACGTCTGTAAAattatagtctagaaactaaagctttggttgccTTCCTCTCAGGCCTCCATGtattctccctggacctcctcaatgtccacctcttgaacatcataCTGAGGCCTcgtcttcactgtcactttccaacctagttgaggatggctcgttgtcaggctcaaattTGTCCAGATGGGCACCattttttcaacccttgtattggtcagcctgttgcgtggttttgtgtgtgttcccaaacaaggaccagttgcgctctgaggaggctgatgttggtgggatttggaggatgattgAGGCAACAGGaaaaagagcctcagatccacaaagtcccttccaccaggtggctgatgatatgttggcacgactgccatattgcatttCCTTCCCAAAGTCCTTACCAAACTGCAAAGAACCTAGGTCTCATCCAGGCGGCgagacacagtagtgatgacaccattgatctctgcaccagacaggatgctcctgccagcatacttggggtccaacatatACGCTGCGGCGTGTTTGGggttcaggcagaagtcttcacgctttttgatgtattttagaactgcagtttcctcttcttttttatttaatttaactaggcaagtcagataagaacacatttttattttcaatgacggcctaggaacagtgggttaaccgcccCTCCCCCcatgggtgttgctgggcagcttcaatgtgctgcacttattcttctcactttgcttggtgaggtagattgctgctctaacttgatgacccttcacaaacctaaccatttccttgactctcttgtagagtgtatccactgttttcagtgccatgatgtcctctgggagcagattcaatgcatgagcagcacagccaatgggtgtgatgtaagggtaggactcctccactttagaccaatcAGCCTTCATGTTCGCCGCATTGTcggtcaccagtgcaaataccttctgtggtctgcaatgtagagaccggtgtgtctgttgtcccttgtgtctgtgctcttgtagaatactggttgagggatGGAGATGTAGTTAATTCATCTTTGGCCCTCGAACAGTttaccacccatcagagatgatttgatttgcttgaccttcacttgaaatctgttgaactctgcatccagcatatgagtagataaagcatgtctggttggagtgGTGTGTGCTGGGGGAAGAACATTCAaaaaatctcttccaatacacattgcctgtgagcatcagaggtgaaccatgTGAACAGCtcaagcaagacattcatcagccaTTCTCTGAATacattcctccattgagtcaaaaaaacttctcattccaggaggaccatgagctgttgctatcgataaggtgtctgattcataattttcacctctgaccaaagtccctctacttctattctagattgcttgttgtgagcgctgagggaactttatgcacttggccagatgattctgcttctttgttgcattcttcacatgtGATTCGGCACAGTATTTGTatacagcttttccttctacattagctgcataTTCCTGTAAAAATTTGAAGAAAAttagtataaaaaaaaaacaacaaatacaattccatgtacagataaatagttaagcagttagattaaacaactcctttgtaagagaaatgttttaaatgaaacatgtatggaaacgtgaattaacactcctcagttaataggctcaagcaagctaaaacccacatggtagcaaaaactaactagcagaaattgttaacaagttagaaattatttaaacacaatTTGCTGTAGGTTACTATTTACcagttaacaaaaaatcatgtatgtcgTATAAAATAGTTCACAACTGAAATTACTCCGGCATAGTTTTAAAACCATCTGCACACAAAAATAGCACACTATATAAAGGTGACTGCTTAATTAAATAAATTAACCAATTAATAGTCTATGCCTGTTGTCACGACATCTCTCTGCAACAGACCAGCTCAGAAGAGGATGAGGTGTGTGACTCAAGTAGAGAGAGCCTGGAGCTGTCCTGTGAGCATGCAAGGGAACAGCTCACCAATAGCATTCGCCAGCAGTGGAGGAGACTAAAGAGCCACGTGGAGAGACTGGACAGCCAAGGTATTCTTTGTCACATACTACTCACATCATCCCTAGAGGGCAGCCACTTGTGAGGTTTTGTTTGCTTACCACCGGAGAAAAAGGTCACTCAGGATGCTCAGTTTTATTGTCTGTGGTATTATAGTTTTGTTATAAATAACATGAAAGACTACCGGACTTTGAGTTGATTAAATGTCCACTTAAAGCTCAACTGAACAGTGATACAAATCGCTTGTTATAAGTAATGTCAGTTGATGGGTGGTCATTTTACTCTGTTATCAGCCAAATCAAATGAAAAGAGTCCAATAAAAGTGGTAGCCACTGTCTGTGAAACATGAACCAACTGACACCTCTAGTGGTTCTTTGAGGAGaagctgttttttatttgtatatttttcaAACCCAGACCTTTAAATCCATTAGTTAAACCTATTATTACCGTAATCATAAACAATAAACCATCTCAGAATCACTGGTAATGTTGTGATGTGATTCCTGTCCAGCATCCTTGGTAGGGGAGAGAGCCAACATGAATGCCATCCCCAAAGAGGTCCATGAACAGGAGATGGACAGGCTGAAACTGGAGATCCAGCAGTATAAAGACTTCATCCACACGCAGCAGCAGCTCCTGCAGGTATACACTTAACTCTCTTCTCTATGATGCTGCTTGAGTTCAATACTTATTCAGCCTTGTTTGTTTTTAATTAATCTGGCTATTACACCTACAGTGTCTTATCTACCTCATTCTAGCAGACCTGTAAATTTGTCTACCTATTGCCTCAATAGATCTATCAGCATAGACATTAAAGTAAATGGAAAATACTTATTAACAACTCGAGatcttgggactataaggttctatttGACATTTTTGTCAAAAATGAGTTCACATATAATTGATATTTTAGATGTGTTCATATGTCTGTGAAGTTAGATTTTAGAAAGAGTGCATTTTAAGTGGGAAAAAATGACAAACTACAAAATGATGAGGTTCTGTCTGCAATCCAATCACAAGCCTGAACAAATACAAACGGACCAATCAGAACAATGCCTTTGCTATCTCCTTCTATTATGGTCTTGTCTAGTCAGTAATAATGGCACGGAaagcaaaaaaaaacacttgtCAGAAATCTTAAAGTAAATGATGTTGTCTGGTGACAGTAATTCGTTTGATCATAAATATTTATTGTATTTGATGTGTTCTGACTATCATGTACATATTTAAATAGTTTGTTTTCTTAACTGAACATGTGTAATTCAGAAGTGTCAGATAGAACCTTATGGCTAAACTCAAATGGACATTTCAGAGGCGTAAGGTTCTACTGCGATTGCGCCCAACaatttttatttctttctttttttcccacctttgtttaaccagttgagaacaagttctcatttacaactgcgacctggccaagataaagcaaagcagtgcgacaaaaacaacacagagttacacattggataaacaaacgtacagtcaataacacaatagaaaaaatctatatacagtgtgtgcaaatgtaataAGATTAgcgaggtaaaggcaataaataggccatagttgcgaaataattacaattagcattaacactgaggtgatagatgtgcagatgatgatgtttAACTTCCATtaaaattgcagagcgcgaaattcaaactacagaattaaacaaatttaactttcataaaatcacaagtgtaatacataaaaataaagcttaacttcttgttaatttagccgctgtgtcagatttcaaaaggcttgacggcgaaagcacaccatgcgattatctgaggacagcgccccttcatacaaaaccatgaaaaacctatttcaaccaggcaggtgcgacacgaaagtcagaaacagcaatataataaatgccttaccttttatgatcttcttctgttggcactccaaaaggtcccaattacatcataaatggtccttttgttcgataatgtccttctttatatccataaaaactcagtttagctggcgcgcttcagtcaataatccatccagtttccctccatcaaaatgcatacaaaatgaatcccaaatgttactaataaacttttccaatcAAGTCAAACAAAGTTTATAATCAAACCCTAATActtaaataaacaatcaaatttaagactgagaatcgttattgtctttaccggaggaaaataccaaagaacgcgctctcattcacgcgcttggaaacactacagccaaaatgggagccacttagaaaaactacaatttctggctcatttttccaaaatccagcctgaaactctttctaaagactgttctAGTGGaaccataggaactgcaatctgggaggacttcgcCTTATAATAtaagtgacagccattgaaaatagtggtaggctgaatttgttttgttttttgggggggggttgtcctcggggtttcgcatgccatatcagttctgttatactcacagacattattttaacagttttagaaactttagagtgttatccaaatctaccaattatatgcatatcctagcttctgggcctgagtaacaagcagtttactttgggcacacttttgatccggacgtgaaaatactgccccctacccaagaagggttaagtagagatactgtggtgcaaaagagcaaaaataaataacaatatggggatgaggtagttgggtgggctatttacagatgggctgtgtacaggtgcaatgatcggtaagctgctctgacagctgatgcttcaagttagtgagggagatataagtctctagcttcagtgatttttgcaattcgtggcagcagagaactggaaggagttggctttggggatgaccagtgaaatgtacctgctggtgcgcgtgctatgggtgggtgctgctattgtgaccagtgagctaagataaggtggggctttacctagcaaagacttatagatgacctggagccagtgggtttggcgacaaatatgaagcgagggccagccaacaagagcatacaggtcgcagtggtggggtgtatatggggctttagtgacacaacggatggcactgtgatagactacatccaattttctgagtagagtgttggaggctgttttgtaaatgccatcgccaaagtcaaggatcggtaggatagtcagttttacaagggtatgtttagcagcgtAAGTGAAGGAGGcgtgttgcgaaataggaagctgattctagatttaattttggattggagatgcttaatgtgaatctCAGGATTTTTATACTCTGCAACTTTAGGACCTTTATGGGTTATGAAAGAAGAATCCACtacaaaacagatctgggatgTGAAAACATTGATGCTTTAATATCTCAGAACTTTGCTTTGCACCGATAAAACATTATAGTCCCAAGGTCACGAACTGCTACCTCACTTGTCAGTAATAATCAGTTGTCTGTAATTCTCCCTCCTAATCCTCAGTCTCCACtgctctgtgtgttctgttctcaCAGCAGCAGCTGAACTCCCCAtgtgacgatgagacagcctcgCTGCTCAACGACTGCTACATGCAGGAGGAGAAGGAGCGCCTTAAGGAGGATTGGAAGTCCTTCGAAGAAAAAAGGAAGAACTTTGAGGCGGAAAGGAGGAACTTCACAGAGGCAGCCATAAGACTGAGCCACGAGGTACAGAGAGGGTACAAGAGGGCAGATAACTTGGAAATTTGATTACTTGCAATTTCAtgaattattttatttcaaaGTGAAT harbors:
- the LOC110521958 gene encoding afadin- and alpha-actinin-binding protein isoform X3 — protein: MPESSLEIKDTSCSSSRYRMSSLRQYSQSSVLPLPMTRNPYNMPTISAFCTEDNVSECISYINREVSSLGFPLLCTESNNGPELNLVDVLNNVYNLLQLHRRCLQTVEDIEVEQVKSNSNMDYLQLSNTRLKDQLELSKRENTGLLERERQLQLKVKSLHNCLKNEKEEVQKLQSIIASRATQYNHDMKRKEREFGKLKERLNQLLIDKKDKKQTFEVLNYVGRSDGKRSLWKTGKTEARHEGEMYKTLLNDYDSRHKDLLMENAELKKVLQQMKRDMVTILSPRKHSQSGEKHDDSLEQTSSEEDEVCDSSRESLELSCEHAREQLTNSIRQQWRRLKSHVERLDSQASLVGERANMNAIPKEVHEQEMDRLKLEIQQYKDFIHTQQQLLQQQLNSPCDDETASLLNDCYMQEEKERLKEDWKSFEEKRKNFEAERRNFTEAAIRLSHERKAFEEDRATWLKHQFLNLTPFGDQMKPQMSKSQSALSG
- the LOC110521958 gene encoding afadin- and alpha-actinin-binding protein isoform X1, translating into MPESSLEIKDTSCSSSRYRMSSLRQYSQSSVLPLPMTRNPYNMPTISAFCTEDNVSECISYINREVSSLGFPLLCTESNNGPELNLVDVLNNVYNLLQLHRRCLQTVEDIEVEQVKSNSNMDYLQLSNTRLKDQLELSKRENTGLLERERQLQLKVKSLHNCLKNEKEEVQKLQSIIASRATQYNHDMKRKEREFGKLKERLNQLLIDKKDKKQTFEVLNYVGRSDGKRSLWKTGKTEARHEGEMYKTLLNDYDSRHKDLLMENAELKKVLQQMKRDMVTILSPRKHSQSGEKHDDSLEQTSSEEDEVCDSSRESLELSCEHAREQLTNSIRQQWRRLKSHVERLDSQASLVGERANMNAIPKEVHEQEMDRLKLEIQQYKDFIHTQQQLLQQQLNSPCDDETASLLNDCYMQEEKERLKEDWKSFEEKRKNFEAERRNFTEAAIRLSHERKAFEEDRATWLKHQFLNLTPFGDQMKPQMSKSQSALSGWAESKVRPVSTPAKLNKSLSHTAFSTSRASPAKTPSTADLYRTHRLIPEKSPSTIHPKQDSSILRNGDIPAQLRHVNGGANC
- the LOC110521958 gene encoding afadin- and alpha-actinin-binding protein isoform X2; the protein is MPESSLEIKDTSCSSSRYRMSSLRQYSQSSVLPLPMTRNPYNMPTISAFCTEDNVSECISYINREVSSLGFPLLCTESNNGPELNLVDVLNNVYNLLQLHRRCLQTVEDIEVEQVKSNSNMDYLQLSNTRLKDQLELSKRENTGLLERERQLQLKVKSLHNCLKNEKEEVQKLQSIIASRATQYNHDMKRKEREFGKLKERLNQLLIDKKDKKQTFEVLNYVGRSDGKRSLWKTGKTEARHEGEMYKTLLNDYDSRHKDLLMENAELKKVLQQMKRDMVTILSPRKHSQSGEKHDDSLEQTSSEEDEVCDSSRESLELSCEHAREQLTNSIRQQWRRLKSHVERLDSQASLVGERANMNAIPKEVHEQEMDRLKLEIQQYKDFIHTQQQLLQQLNSPCDDETASLLNDCYMQEEKERLKEDWKSFEEKRKNFEAERRNFTEAAIRLSHERKAFEEDRATWLKHQFLNLTPFGDQMKPQMSKSQSALSGWAESKVRPVSTPAKLNKSLSHTAFSTSRASPAKTPSTADLYRTHRLIPEKSPSTIHPKQDSSILRNGDIPAQLRHVNGGANC